From Aquificota bacterium, one genomic window encodes:
- the cas6 gene encoding CRISPR-associated endoribonuclease Cas6 has product MRLKVLLKAHKIPIFYRNIIMSLIKEALSTYDEKYLNQLYYDEKTKKPKPFTFSLVFPKGTKTKKEKILIENQEIEDIVFYPPHDKYINLFISSYDFEFILNLYNGLLKLRRFSLSNGGHIEIERIWTPKEKDIKDNKIIFKTLSPILIEDKDGKPLLPTDLEAYNREFNIIHDKKLKELRSQGLKDSLLFEPIKWKKQVVKHTLRKIREKVGKPYITLTCFEGYFTLQGHPEDLKILYQAGMGLRTGQGFGMVEVV; this is encoded by the coding sequence ATGAGGTTAAAGGTGCTTTTAAAGGCTCACAAGATACCCATATTCTACAGAAATATCATCATGAGCCTTATAAAAGAGGCACTTTCCACATACGACGAGAAATATCTTAACCAGCTCTATTATGATGAAAAGACCAAAAAGCCCAAGCCTTTCACCTTTAGCCTTGTATTCCCAAAGGGAACAAAGACTAAAAAGGAAAAAATACTTATTGAAAACCAAGAGATAGAAGATATAGTCTTTTACCCACCGCACGACAAGTACATAAACCTTTTTATAAGCTCTTACGATTTTGAGTTTATTTTAAACCTTTACAATGGTCTTTTAAAACTTCGCAGGTTTTCTCTTAGTAATGGAGGACATATAGAGATTGAAAGGATATGGACGCCTAAGGAGAAGGATATAAAAGACAATAAGATAATCTTTAAAACTCTATCACCCATACTCATAGAAGACAAAGATGGAAAGCCCCTTTTACCCACAGATTTGGAGGCATACAACCGAGAGTTTAACATAATCCATGATAAGAAACTAAAGGAATTAAGGTCCCAAGGCCTAAAAGACAGCCTTCTTTTTGAACCTATAAAGTGGAAAAAGCAGGTGGTAAAACACACCTTGAGGAAGATAAGGGAAAAGGTAGGAAAGCCTTACATCACACTTACATGTTTTGAGGGATATTTTACCTTGCAAGGACACCCAGAGGACCTTAAAATACTTTACCAAGCAGGTATGGGCTTAAGGACAGGACAGGGCTTTGGAATGGTGGAGGTGGTGTAG